In Flavobacterium lacustre, a genomic segment contains:
- a CDS encoding efflux RND transporter periplasmic adaptor subunit, which produces MMKTIKKISVLSILFMVMVACNTKEKEDHSKHNKSAATTFYTCSMDPQVKEDKPGKCPICHMELTPIKQDDTEANEISLSKQQIQLGNITTQTISETQSSLEQNYTGVLTINQEKIKTISSRAMGRIEKLYFKTVGDYVAKNQAVYQLYSEDIAIAKQDYFTAYKQLSMPGDFGKNARNMLNAAKQKLLFFGLTNAQIESLKTGKEVSPYTIFYSTASGTISEISTTEGSYAMEGSSIIKLADLNSLWLETQVNVNYAKNLKIGQKAQITFADFPDKTINAQVSFINPEINPDTRLLLIRLEIPNPNLQLKPGMQAMAKLTQSNLKGLYIPVDAVIREENASYIWVEKRPGVFENLMVETGIETNGMIEIKSEIDSTKKVVITGAYAINSEYKFRKGSDPMEGMKM; this is translated from the coding sequence ATGATGAAGACAATAAAAAAAATAAGTGTATTATCAATACTATTTATGGTAATGGTGGCTTGTAATACTAAAGAAAAAGAAGACCATAGCAAACACAATAAGAGTGCAGCAACAACATTTTACACTTGTTCAATGGATCCACAAGTCAAGGAGGACAAACCCGGAAAATGCCCTATTTGCCATATGGAGTTAACCCCAATAAAACAAGATGACACAGAGGCTAATGAAATAAGTTTGAGTAAACAGCAAATACAACTGGGAAATATCACTACCCAAACTATTTCAGAAACCCAAAGCAGTTTAGAGCAAAATTATACGGGAGTCCTGACAATTAATCAAGAGAAAATCAAAACCATTTCTTCAAGAGCAATGGGAAGAATTGAAAAGTTGTACTTCAAAACCGTCGGCGATTATGTGGCTAAAAATCAAGCCGTATATCAATTGTATAGCGAAGATATTGCCATTGCTAAACAGGATTATTTCACGGCATACAAACAACTATCAATGCCTGGCGATTTTGGAAAGAATGCCCGAAATATGCTCAATGCAGCAAAACAAAAGCTGCTATTCTTTGGTTTAACCAATGCCCAAATTGAAAGTTTAAAAACCGGTAAAGAGGTTTCTCCTTATACCATTTTTTATAGCACTGCCAGTGGAACAATATCGGAAATAAGTACCACAGAAGGCAGTTATGCAATGGAAGGTTCTAGCATCATTAAATTGGCGGATTTAAACAGTCTTTGGTTAGAAACACAAGTAAACGTAAACTATGCCAAGAATCTAAAAATAGGACAAAAAGCCCAAATAACGTTTGCCGATTTTCCTGATAAAACCATAAATGCGCAAGTTTCTTTTATCAATCCGGAAATAAATCCAGACACGCGTCTACTTTTAATTCGATTGGAAATACCAAATCCAAATTTGCAATTAAAACCGGGGATGCAAGCGATGGCAAAATTAACACAATCCAATTTAAAAGGATTGTATATTCCTGTTGATGCAGTTATCAGGGAGGAAAACGCTTCCTATATTTGGGTTGAAAAAAGACCGGGAGTATTTGAAAACCTAATGGTCGAAACTGGAATAGAAACCAATGGAATGATAGAAATAAAATCAGAAATAGACAGTACAAAAAAAGTGGTAATTACTGGTGCCTATGCTATAAACAGTGAATATAAATTCCGAAAAGGCAGTGACCCAATGGAAGGAATGAAAATGTAA
- a CDS encoding heavy metal translocating P-type ATPase, with the protein MTHTYIISGMTCDGCRTKVEKTLNAVEGIEAKVSLNPSIATITMEKHIPLAQLQEALSAVGKYTLEVTNGKTPQQVTTNEDAAKSCCSKHSHSDKTEINVPVNTSGKYYCPMHCEGEKLYDKAGDCPVCGMDLVKAPELTVSKALYTCPMHPEVISETSGSCPICGMDLVPMEPSDNEDQKTYKDLVKKMKIAVVFTVPIFTIAMIEMVHNNPLLQIMDASKWNWVQLILSLPVVFYACWIFFVRAFKSIVTWNLNMFTLIGIGTGVAFLFSLVGMFFPNIFPNEFKTETGTVLLYFEATTVILTLVLLGQLLEARAHSQTSGAIKELLKLAPTEATLVIDGNDKVISIQDIKKGDLLRVKPGDKIPVDGKITDGESSIDEAMITGEPIPVDKKKDDNVIAGTINGNKSFVMIAEKVGSETLLSQIVQMVNDASRSRAPIQKLADSIAKYFVPIVVIISVVTFFVWAKFGPEPALVYGFINAIAVLIIACPCALGLATPMSVMVGVGKGAQSGVLIKNAEALENMNKVNVLITDKTGTITEGKPSVEKIFASNNNENDLLQSIASLNQYSEHPLAQAVINYAKSKTVSLIEVKDFEAVAGKGVTGTVNNRKIALGNKKLIEQVKATIADDLESKIIAEQKLGKTVSYIAVNGVAVGFVSITDAIKISSKEAIKELMRQGVEVIMLTGDNVNTAKAVADELNLSSYKASCLPEDKLNEIKRLQSEGKIVAMAGDGINDAPALAQADIGIAMGTGTDVAIESAKITLVKGDLQGIVKAKNLSHAVMRNIKQNLFFAFFYNVLGVPIAAGVLYPFFGVLLSPMIAALAMSFSSVSVIVNALRLRNLKL; encoded by the coding sequence ATGACACATACATATATTATTTCAGGAATGACTTGTGATGGTTGTCGCACCAAAGTCGAAAAAACATTGAATGCTGTTGAGGGCATTGAAGCAAAAGTTTCATTAAATCCGTCTATAGCCACTATAACAATGGAAAAACACATTCCATTAGCACAGTTGCAAGAAGCATTATCTGCCGTTGGAAAATACACCTTAGAAGTGACTAATGGTAAAACTCCACAACAAGTAACAACCAATGAAGATGCAGCAAAATCTTGTTGTTCTAAGCATTCCCACAGCGATAAAACGGAAATCAATGTTCCTGTTAATACAAGTGGCAAATACTACTGTCCTATGCATTGTGAAGGCGAAAAATTATATGACAAAGCGGGTGACTGCCCCGTATGCGGTATGGATTTAGTAAAAGCCCCAGAGTTGACGGTTAGCAAAGCCTTATATACTTGTCCAATGCATCCCGAAGTAATTAGTGAAACGTCGGGTTCTTGTCCAATTTGTGGTATGGATTTGGTGCCAATGGAACCAAGTGATAATGAAGACCAAAAGACGTATAAGGATTTGGTAAAGAAAATGAAAATTGCTGTTGTATTTACTGTTCCTATTTTCACCATTGCTATGATAGAAATGGTACACAATAATCCTTTACTTCAAATAATGGATGCCTCAAAATGGAATTGGGTGCAATTAATATTATCGCTTCCGGTAGTATTTTATGCCTGCTGGATATTCTTTGTTCGTGCATTCAAGTCTATTGTTACTTGGAACTTGAATATGTTTACCCTTATCGGAATTGGAACTGGAGTTGCTTTTTTATTCAGTTTAGTAGGAATGTTTTTTCCTAATATTTTTCCAAACGAATTCAAAACGGAAACTGGAACAGTACTGCTCTATTTTGAAGCTACAACTGTAATATTAACTTTAGTTTTATTAGGTCAACTTTTAGAAGCTAGAGCGCACAGCCAAACAAGTGGTGCAATCAAAGAATTATTAAAACTCGCTCCAACAGAAGCAACTTTAGTTATTGATGGAAACGATAAAGTAATATCCATTCAGGACATCAAAAAAGGCGATTTATTGCGAGTAAAACCAGGAGACAAAATTCCAGTTGATGGAAAAATAACCGATGGCGAAAGCAGTATAGACGAAGCAATGATAACTGGTGAACCTATTCCAGTTGATAAAAAGAAAGATGATAATGTAATTGCAGGAACTATAAACGGTAACAAATCCTTTGTAATGATAGCCGAAAAAGTAGGTTCTGAAACTTTGCTTTCTCAAATTGTTCAAATGGTAAATGATGCCAGTCGTTCAAGAGCACCTATTCAAAAATTAGCCGATAGTATTGCTAAATATTTTGTTCCCATTGTAGTCATTATTTCGGTAGTAACATTTTTCGTTTGGGCAAAATTTGGACCAGAACCAGCTTTGGTTTACGGTTTTATAAATGCAATTGCGGTTTTAATTATTGCTTGTCCTTGTGCATTGGGTCTGGCTACTCCAATGTCAGTAATGGTAGGTGTTGGCAAAGGCGCACAATCGGGAGTTTTGATTAAAAATGCTGAAGCTTTGGAAAATATGAATAAAGTGAATGTTTTAATTACAGATAAAACAGGAACCATTACTGAAGGAAAGCCATCAGTTGAAAAGATATTTGCATCAAACAATAACGAAAATGATTTGTTACAAAGCATCGCTTCATTAAACCAATACAGCGAACATCCATTGGCACAAGCAGTAATCAATTATGCCAAATCCAAAACCGTTTCATTAATTGAAGTCAAAGATTTTGAAGCCGTTGCAGGAAAAGGCGTGACTGGAACTGTAAACAATAGAAAGATAGCATTAGGAAATAAAAAACTAATAGAACAAGTAAAAGCAACTATTGCTGACGATTTAGAAAGCAAAATTATTGCCGAGCAGAAACTAGGAAAAACCGTTTCATATATTGCTGTTAATGGCGTTGCAGTTGGTTTTGTATCAATTACCGATGCAATTAAAATATCTAGTAAAGAAGCCATAAAAGAATTAATGCGTCAAGGAGTTGAAGTAATTATGCTTACTGGCGACAATGTAAATACAGCCAAAGCAGTTGCCGATGAATTAAACTTATCATCCTACAAAGCAAGTTGTTTACCCGAAGACAAATTGAACGAAATAAAACGCTTACAATCCGAAGGGAAAATTGTAGCAATGGCAGGCGATGGTATAAATGATGCACCCGCACTAGCACAAGCAGACATTGGAATTGCGATGGGAACAGGAACTGATGTAGCTATTGAAAGTGCAAAAATCACTCTAGTAAAAGGCGATTTACAAGGCATCGTAAAAGCCAAGAATTTGAGCCACGCTGTAATGCGAAACATCAAACAAAACTTGTTTTTTGCTTTCTTCTATAATGTTTTAGGAGTTCCAATTGCAGCGGGAGTTTTGTATCCATTTTTTGGAGTTTTATTATCGCCAATGATTGCAGCTTTAGCAATGAGTTTTAGCTCGGTTTCTGTAATTGTAAATGCTTTGCGATTGAGAAATTTGAAACTATAG
- a CDS encoding 5-fold beta-flower protein codes for MKIQKLISTKTISLLTMFLMIISLSANAQTKSDSNPTEKIYINKKGEIHDHGWNKLGFITKDNIVKDNQGKTIYFIDANGNVIDSNGKKMGMAKKNGSYYNIKGENVVNIGKTQEEKCEILDAKGHNVGSVHKNYKLHACAAHCLLLEKKMNDEKSKN; via the coding sequence ATGAAAATTCAAAAATTAATTTCGACAAAAACAATTTCATTATTAACAATGTTTTTAATGATTATCTCGTTAAGTGCCAATGCACAAACTAAATCGGATTCCAACCCTACTGAAAAAATTTACATCAATAAAAAGGGTGAAATTCACGATCACGGTTGGAACAAATTAGGATTTATTACCAAAGACAATATCGTGAAAGACAACCAAGGCAAGACCATCTATTTTATTGATGCAAACGGTAATGTTATTGATTCTAATGGAAAAAAGATGGGTATGGCTAAGAAAAATGGTTCTTACTACAACATAAAAGGTGAAAACGTGGTTAATATTGGAAAAACACAAGAAGAAAAATGCGAAATACTGGATGCAAAAGGTCATAATGTAGGTAGCGTACATAAAAATTACAAACTCCACGCGTGTGCCGCTCATTGCTTATTGTTGGAGAAAAAGATGAATGATGAAAAATCAAAAAATTAA
- a CDS encoding RteC domain-containing protein, with protein MNAKINQLLSNLNEQLNFIDLEITDPIKHAEKAIEMIVKSLGNLKVIIIKTNFRTQTEEILFFKEVKPQFFSKLIFHTKVLKIETKRPKGTDRSQRKYLLNELDKLNHYFDNNLEFYQYYRTGAIFLDEKYFLRGKYDIRLSLDTFFFTSDQEFNTSHDFKVSKILANDLLEIYLKEQLTILDRKETMTTKTQALPKVKLTWTDSKSALIETIYALYYQGSFNNGTADIKDIANYFEAVFNIDLGDVYRSWYSIRGRKTEETTYLDGLTRILKKKIDQENNKSK; from the coding sequence TTGAACGCCAAAATCAACCAACTTCTCTCCAACCTCAACGAACAACTGAATTTTATTGATTTAGAAATTACTGACCCCATAAAACACGCTGAAAAAGCAATAGAAATGATTGTCAAATCATTAGGGAATTTGAAAGTAATAATTATAAAAACCAATTTTAGAACCCAAACCGAAGAAATACTTTTTTTCAAAGAAGTTAAGCCCCAATTTTTTTCAAAATTAATATTTCATACAAAAGTGCTAAAAATTGAAACCAAACGACCAAAAGGAACAGACAGATCTCAAAGAAAATATTTACTAAACGAATTAGATAAATTAAATCATTATTTCGATAATAATTTGGAGTTTTATCAATATTACAGAACAGGAGCAATTTTCCTTGATGAAAAATATTTTTTAAGAGGAAAATATGATATTAGGTTATCATTAGATACTTTTTTCTTCACTTCAGACCAAGAATTTAATACAAGTCACGATTTTAAAGTATCAAAAATATTAGCCAACGATTTACTTGAAATATATCTAAAAGAACAGCTGACAATATTAGACAGAAAAGAAACAATGACAACTAAAACACAAGCACTACCAAAAGTAAAACTCACTTGGACAGATAGTAAATCTGCATTAATTGAAACGATATATGCCCTTTATTATCAAGGTAGCTTCAATAATGGTACTGCTGATATAAAAGACATAGCAAATTATTTTGAAGCAGTTTTCAATATCGATTTAGGTGATGTTTACAGAAGTTGGTATTCCATCAGAGGCAGAAAAACAGAAGAAACAACATATTTAGATGGTTTAACAAGAATACTAAAGAAGAAAATTGATCAAGAAAATAATAAGTCAAAATAG